A stretch of Caldanaerobius polysaccharolyticus DSM 13641 DNA encodes these proteins:
- the spo0A gene encoding sporulation transcription factor Spo0A, whose translation MKLIRLLIVDDNKEFCSILADYFNNVEDVDVVGIANDGNQAIKLIKEHNPDIVLLDIIMPYLDGLGVLESLKTLKLAKSPKIIVLSAVGQERITQMAINLNVDYYILKPFDLNTLYKRIKEIFMLPLDGPVKSQSDGFKSDIDQIRLEAQITEIINEIGIPAHIKGYLYIRDAICMVVNDMDMIGAITKKLYPRIALKYNTTPSRVERAIRHAIEVAWNHGKLETLNEIFGRTIDEYKGKPTNSQFIALLADRMRLQLSMNKAG comes from the coding sequence ATTAAATTGATCAGGTTATTGATAGTAGACGATAATAAGGAATTTTGTTCTATTTTAGCTGATTACTTTAACAACGTAGAAGACGTAGACGTGGTGGGCATAGCCAATGATGGAAATCAAGCCATCAAATTGATCAAAGAACATAACCCCGATATTGTTTTGCTGGATATAATAATGCCATATTTAGATGGACTGGGGGTACTAGAATCGTTAAAGACCCTTAAATTGGCCAAATCGCCAAAGATCATAGTGCTCTCGGCAGTAGGTCAAGAAAGGATAACGCAAATGGCTATAAACTTAAATGTAGACTATTATATCCTCAAGCCTTTTGACCTTAATACGCTTTACAAGAGGATAAAAGAGATTTTTATGTTGCCTCTTGACGGCCCGGTAAAAAGCCAATCGGATGGATTTAAATCTGATATCGATCAAATACGGTTGGAAGCCCAGATTACGGAGATCATCAATGAGATAGGGATACCTGCTCATATAAAAGGCTATTTGTATATAAGAGATGCTATATGTATGGTGGTAAATGACATGGATATGATAGGTGCTATAACTAAAAAACTATACCCGCGGATCGCGCTCAAATACAATACAACGCCCAGCAGGGTTGAAAGGGCGATAAGGCACGCAATAGAAGTAGCCTGGAACCATGGAAAATTGGAGACTTTAAATGAGATTTTTGGCCGCACGATAGACGAGTACAAAGGCAAACCGACTAACTCTCAATTTATAGCGTTGCTTGCTGATAGGATGAGACTTCAGCTCAGCATGAATAAAGCGGGGTGA
- a CDS encoding SpoIID/LytB domain-containing protein — MLKIRKRLFSLALLVFLLSGLVSCTTAKKKPIVPQRYKPEPTISVYIANENRVENMKIEDYILGVVGGEVKNYWPQQVLEAQAIIARTFTLKKMSQGKTSHNTDASTDPKEFQAYNPANINDNIRKAVRATRGEVITYKGNYINAYFHSYSGGRTATAKEGLNFTKEPTPYLTVVKDYPAADKSVVSWKNSFSRQELINALQTLGYKVSEISSFEIAKKGPSGRAELFKIGNVTVSGPQLRMALNPDKFRSTLITDIKPTSDGFVVSGKGWGHGVGMSQWGANTMAKRGVSAEDIIKYYFKGIEIKKLWK, encoded by the coding sequence GTGTTAAAAATTCGTAAGAGATTGTTTTCTTTAGCCTTGTTGGTGTTTCTCCTGAGCGGTCTGGTATCCTGTACTACGGCTAAGAAAAAGCCTATTGTACCACAGAGGTACAAGCCGGAGCCCACCATATCTGTTTATATAGCCAATGAAAACAGGGTAGAAAACATGAAGATTGAGGATTACATCCTGGGGGTTGTAGGAGGAGAGGTTAAAAATTACTGGCCGCAGCAGGTTTTAGAGGCCCAAGCTATTATAGCGCGGACGTTTACGTTAAAGAAGATGTCACAGGGTAAAACTTCCCACAATACTGATGCCAGTACAGATCCCAAGGAATTTCAGGCATACAATCCTGCCAATATCAACGATAATATCAGAAAGGCTGTAAGAGCAACAAGGGGGGAGGTCATAACCTATAAGGGAAATTATATCAACGCGTATTTTCATTCTTATTCAGGTGGTAGGACTGCAACGGCGAAAGAAGGGTTGAATTTTACAAAGGAGCCAACACCTTACCTGACGGTGGTAAAAGACTACCCAGCAGCGGACAAAAGCGTGGTAAGCTGGAAAAATAGCTTTAGCAGGCAGGAGTTGATAAACGCATTGCAAACCTTGGGTTATAAAGTGAGCGAGATCAGTTCCTTTGAAATAGCTAAAAAAGGACCTTCAGGAAGAGCGGAGCTTTTTAAGATAGGCAATGTGACAGTAAGTGGTCCCCAGCTGCGAATGGCGCTTAACCCGGATAAGTTTAGGTCAACTCTTATAACCGATATAAAACCTACAAGCGATGGTTTCGTCGTATCCGGCAAGGGATGGGGACATGGAGTAGGGATGTCGCAGTGGGGTGCCAATACTATGGCGAAAAGAGGAGTATCTGCCGAAGATATAATAAAATATTACTTTAAAGGTATTGAGATAAAAAAGTTGTGGAAATAG
- the steA gene encoding putative cytokinetic ring protein SteA — protein MYIKAKAQLDKKTKNLVKRIRPGEIAIIDHCDLDEVAAESLVNAKVKAVVNASRFISGKYPNQGPQILFKAGIYMLDDVGPGIFNAVKNGDEIEIIDNEVHRNGNVIAKGMVLTGDVISYMQQEAQRNLEEELDKFIENTLEYAKKEKYFITENLPMPAIKTRIRNRHVLVVVRGKEYKEDLMTIRAYIQEVKPVLIGVDGGADALLEFGFKPDIVVGDMDSISDRGLLSAREIVVHAYPDGRAPGLKRVKSLGLEAHVFAAPGTSEDIAMLLAFEKGADLIVAVGSHSSMIDFLEKGRKGMASTFLVRLKIGSKLVDAKGVNKLYRGNLKLSYIIGLLLSALFPIVIVSMVSAPMKQLLRIIALRVKLIFGL, from the coding sequence ATGTATATAAAAGCAAAAGCCCAATTAGACAAAAAGACGAAAAATCTAGTCAAAAGGATAAGACCAGGGGAAATAGCTATAATAGACCATTGCGATTTGGATGAAGTGGCTGCAGAGTCTTTAGTGAATGCAAAAGTGAAGGCCGTTGTAAACGCCAGCAGGTTTATATCAGGCAAATACCCCAATCAAGGACCTCAGATACTGTTTAAAGCAGGGATTTACATGTTGGACGACGTGGGCCCTGGTATATTTAATGCGGTAAAAAACGGAGATGAGATTGAAATTATTGACAATGAAGTGCACCGTAACGGCAACGTGATTGCCAAAGGGATGGTTCTTACAGGCGATGTGATAAGCTATATGCAACAGGAGGCCCAAAGGAATCTGGAAGAAGAACTGGACAAATTCATAGAGAACACGCTGGAATACGCCAAAAAGGAAAAGTATTTTATAACCGAGAATTTACCCATGCCTGCCATCAAGACGCGCATACGAAACAGGCACGTGTTGGTAGTAGTAAGGGGAAAGGAATACAAAGAGGATTTGATGACAATAAGAGCGTATATTCAGGAAGTAAAACCCGTTTTAATTGGAGTAGATGGCGGAGCTGATGCATTGCTGGAGTTTGGTTTTAAGCCTGACATCGTGGTGGGAGATATGGACAGTATAAGCGACAGAGGGCTATTGTCGGCTAGGGAAATAGTGGTCCACGCTTATCCTGATGGCAGGGCACCGGGGCTTAAGAGGGTAAAGAGCCTGGGTTTAGAAGCTCATGTATTTGCGGCTCCAGGTACCAGCGAAGATATCGCCATGTTACTGGCTTTTGAAAAGGGCGCAGATTTAATAGTGGCGGTGGGAAGCCATTCCAGCATGATTGATTTTTTAGAAAAAGGCAGAAAGGGTATGGCCAGTACTTTTTTGGTAAGATTGAAAATAGGCTCGAAACTGGTGGACGCCAAAGGTGTTAACAAATTATACAGGGGCAATTTAAAATTGAGTTATATAATAGGGCTTTTACTTTCGGCTTTATTCCCCATAGTTATAGTGAGTATGGTATCTGCGCCTATGAAGCAGCTGCTGAGAATTATAGCTTTGAGAGTTAAATTGATTTTTGGCCTTTAG
- a CDS encoding copper transporter, producing MFINLKYYVITIAAIFIALGIGIYIGFMLDGQDIFVHQQDSLINELEKRFNQFSVENNNLKNQIKDLNARLKNDDLYINTVYPSLIDGKLKDLNVAIIETNSDYIYSGVKNVIKSAGGNVISEVDVYPYVLLNDDVKKQQIVNYAAVKGENISQDKVVQYVLEKISQALTKKPDINAMSFLKNEGVIDFSGNFDVPPDYVIICGGSLQKTNYPDIIDIPLIKLLRQQNVPIVGVERSDVAFSYIDYYKKVRLSTVDSVDLVYGKTALVFAIKGEPGNYGIKKSATSGLLPDIPTTAK from the coding sequence ATGTTTATAAACTTGAAGTATTACGTCATAACCATTGCGGCAATTTTTATAGCTCTTGGCATCGGGATTTATATCGGATTTATGCTAGACGGACAGGATATATTTGTACATCAGCAGGATTCCCTGATCAACGAGCTAGAGAAGAGATTTAACCAATTTTCTGTTGAAAACAATAATCTCAAAAACCAGATAAAAGACCTCAATGCCCGTTTAAAAAACGACGATTTGTATATAAACACCGTGTACCCAAGCCTGATCGATGGGAAGTTAAAAGATTTGAATGTGGCTATAATTGAAACCAATAGCGACTATATATACAGCGGCGTAAAAAATGTCATAAAAAGCGCCGGCGGAAACGTGATCAGTGAAGTAGACGTATATCCTTATGTGCTTTTAAACGATGACGTAAAAAAACAACAAATCGTCAATTACGCGGCCGTTAAAGGGGAGAATATATCCCAAGATAAAGTGGTGCAATACGTATTAGAGAAAATCAGCCAGGCCCTTACCAAAAAGCCTGATATAAACGCGATGAGTTTTTTAAAAAATGAAGGCGTAATAGATTTTTCGGGGAACTTTGATGTTCCTCCTGATTACGTGATAATTTGCGGCGGCAGTTTGCAGAAAACTAATTATCCAGATATAATAGATATCCCTCTGATCAAGTTGTTGAGACAACAAAATGTACCCATCGTCGGTGTAGAGAGGTCAGATGTGGCATTTTCCTATATAGACTATTACAAAAAAGTAAGGCTTTCTACAGTGGACAGCGTGGATTTGGTCTACGGCAAGACGGCTTTGGTTTTTGCTATAAAAGGAGAACCGGGTAATTACGGCATAAAAAAATCAGCGACTTCAGGGTTGTTGCCTGATATACCGACAACGGCAAAGTAG
- a CDS encoding glycosyltransferase family 2 protein, producing MDVSVLIPAYNEEKRIADTIKGVKSAIDCELIVINDGSSDGTSDVAKNEGVKVVDMVYNRGKGKALEEGIKHARGDVIVLLDADLRASAAEVIKLIEPIAKGEADVVIARFPASTKRGGFGLVKALSRYGVRILTGQYVHSVLSGQRAFKRDVIKDILPFSPGFGIEVGMTIDVLRRGYRIKEVEVNMFHNETSRDLKGFLHRGRQFKDILITLLKKAKGSWRK from the coding sequence GTGGATGTAAGTGTTTTAATACCTGCTTACAATGAAGAAAAGCGCATAGCGGATACTATTAAGGGCGTAAAAAGCGCGATTGATTGCGAGTTAATAGTGATAAACGACGGATCTTCGGATGGTACTTCTGATGTCGCCAAAAACGAAGGCGTAAAGGTAGTAGATATGGTGTATAATAGGGGCAAAGGTAAAGCTTTAGAGGAAGGGATAAAGCACGCCAGAGGCGATGTCATAGTATTGCTTGACGCAGATCTAAGGGCGAGTGCCGCGGAGGTTATAAAACTTATTGAGCCCATCGCAAAGGGAGAAGCAGATGTGGTCATTGCCCGATTCCCTGCTAGCACTAAAAGAGGAGGATTTGGGCTGGTAAAGGCATTATCCAGGTATGGGGTAAGGATTCTAACAGGTCAATACGTACACAGCGTGTTATCAGGTCAGAGGGCTTTTAAAAGGGATGTGATAAAGGATATATTGCCGTTTTCCCCTGGATTTGGTATAGAGGTCGGCATGACCATAGATGTTCTTCGCAGAGGATATCGGATAAAAGAGGTGGAAGTTAATATGTTCCACAATGAAACTTCAAGGGATTTAAAAGGCTTTTTGCACAGAGGAAGGCAGTTTAAAGATATACTCATAACGCTGCTTAAAAAGGCGAAAGGGTCGTGGCGCAAATGA
- a CDS encoding L,D-transpeptidase family protein has protein sequence MKAFSKWAIPLVLLIAIAFYATGFISIFNNRAKVESSKDNSYMILIDIDEFTLYLIDARSNRIVKSYPIAVGKPETPSPVGSFKIVHKDSWGGGFGTRWMGLNVPFGQYGIHGTNKPGSIGWAASHGCFRMRNADVEDLYSRVDLGTVVVIVGGPYGPLGHGYKEFGPGDRNSAIMQVQIRLKRLGYYKGPIDGIYEDDLKEALLRFKKDKKIPYNHFIDEDTYKALNIIPYE, from the coding sequence ATGAAGGCGTTTAGTAAATGGGCGATTCCACTGGTGCTTTTAATTGCCATCGCTTTTTATGCTACAGGCTTTATCTCTATTTTTAATAACCGTGCAAAGGTAGAGTCTTCTAAAGACAATAGCTATATGATACTCATAGATATAGATGAATTCACCCTTTATCTGATAGACGCCCGATCTAACAGAATTGTAAAGAGTTATCCCATTGCCGTAGGAAAGCCAGAAACCCCTTCTCCTGTGGGCTCGTTTAAAATAGTGCACAAAGATAGCTGGGGAGGAGGGTTTGGAACACGCTGGATGGGATTAAATGTGCCTTTCGGGCAATACGGGATACACGGGACAAATAAGCCTGGTTCAATAGGTTGGGCTGCATCCCATGGCTGTTTCAGGATGAGGAATGCCGATGTAGAAGATCTTTACTCTCGCGTGGATTTGGGCACGGTAGTGGTTATAGTCGGTGGTCCCTATGGTCCCCTAGGGCACGGTTATAAGGAATTTGGACCCGGCGATAGGAATTCGGCAATAATGCAAGTGCAGATAAGGCTTAAGCGATTAGGGTATTATAAAGGGCCCATTGATGGAATATACGAAGATGATTTGAAAGAGGCTTTATTGAGATTTAAAAAGGATAAGAAAATACCCTATAACCACTTTATTGATGAGGATACATATAAGGCTTTAAATATAATCCCGTACGAATGA
- a CDS encoding DUF3866 family protein, with protein MISIKLGRILKINRVDETLSILTVDVGGSECKAVNYSKLTGDVMPGDTVILNTTAVELGLGSGGYHFVMGNCSSPERDAEGKGHIMKVRYTPVQVKVMAVEEQQSEYHDVFNRVVNLKGMPVIIGELHSMVAPSCVALKYINEQVRIAYIMTDGAALPLNFSNAVRRLKSDGMLTATITVGNAFGGDYEAINIYTGLITAYAVSRSDIALVAMGPGIAGTGTKFGFSGIEQGHIIDAVNTLGGIPYLIPRIQFKDPRSRHRGISHHTITVLRDVAKTRCKVVIPEMEKSKMDYVLWQIKENHIDSKHDIIIQDGSFLKEANNRYRYTFATMGRGYEEEPDFFNACAAVALEAVKNIKEGK; from the coding sequence ATGATTAGCATAAAGTTAGGAAGGATTTTGAAAATAAATAGGGTGGATGAAACTCTATCTATATTGACGGTGGATGTAGGTGGAAGTGAGTGCAAAGCGGTTAATTACAGCAAGCTAACAGGGGATGTTATGCCTGGAGATACGGTGATCTTAAATACCACGGCTGTAGAGTTAGGGCTGGGATCAGGTGGGTACCATTTTGTCATGGGTAATTGTAGCAGTCCCGAGAGAGATGCGGAGGGCAAAGGTCATATCATGAAGGTCCGGTATACGCCTGTGCAGGTGAAGGTGATGGCCGTGGAAGAACAGCAAAGTGAGTATCACGACGTGTTTAATAGGGTTGTTAATCTTAAGGGGATGCCTGTGATAATAGGAGAACTCCATAGCATGGTCGCTCCATCGTGTGTCGCTTTAAAGTACATAAATGAGCAGGTTAGAATCGCATATATAATGACCGATGGAGCTGCTCTACCTTTGAACTTCAGTAATGCGGTGAGAAGATTAAAGAGTGACGGCATGCTAACCGCCACTATAACAGTGGGAAATGCTTTCGGGGGGGATTACGAAGCGATAAATATATACACAGGGCTTATAACAGCGTATGCTGTCTCTCGATCCGACATTGCTTTGGTGGCTATGGGGCCTGGTATAGCCGGAACCGGCACAAAATTTGGCTTTTCGGGTATAGAGCAAGGGCATATAATAGATGCAGTGAACACCTTGGGTGGGATACCTTATTTGATACCACGCATTCAGTTTAAAGATCCGCGTTCACGGCATAGAGGGATAAGCCATCACACCATAACCGTTTTGCGGGATGTGGCGAAGACCCGCTGCAAAGTGGTTATACCGGAGATGGAAAAGAGCAAGATGGATTACGTACTTTGGCAGATTAAAGAAAACCACATAGATAGCAAGCACGATATAATTATTCAGGATGGGTCTTTTCTAAAAGAGGCCAACAACCGCTATCGCTATACGTTTGCCACCATGGGAAGGGGGTACGAGGAAGAGCCTGACTTTTTTAATGCTTGTGCGGCTGTGGCGCTGGAAGCTGTAAAAAACATAAAGGAGGGTAAATAG
- a CDS encoding NUDIX hydrolase — MFEEVTINSKYIYKGTILNLRVDEVQLENGRTSSREIIEHKGAVAIVAVDGEDLIMVRQYRKAVEGELLEIPAGKLEDEDPLECAKRELKEETGYSADRWQYVCDFYSTPGFSNERMFLYYATDLKKGEMNPDDDELIKVERVKLQEALEMLKRGQFKDAKTIIGVDYAIRVAGI; from the coding sequence GTGTTTGAAGAAGTTACTATTAACTCAAAGTATATATACAAGGGGACAATATTGAACCTTAGGGTAGACGAGGTCCAGCTGGAGAACGGCAGGACTTCCTCGCGGGAGATTATCGAGCACAAAGGAGCTGTAGCCATTGTGGCAGTAGACGGAGAGGATCTTATTATGGTGAGACAGTACAGAAAAGCCGTTGAAGGTGAATTGCTGGAAATACCTGCAGGCAAGTTGGAAGATGAAGATCCTCTAGAATGCGCTAAAAGAGAATTAAAAGAGGAGACCGGTTATAGCGCTGATAGGTGGCAGTACGTGTGTGATTTTTATTCGACGCCAGGGTTTTCCAATGAAAGGATGTTTTTGTATTATGCCACGGATTTAAAAAAAGGTGAGATGAATCCCGACGACGACGAATTAATAAAGGTGGAACGGGTGAAATTGCAGGAGGCGCTTGAGATGCTTAAAAGAGGACAGTTTAAAGACGCAAAAACGATAATAGGTGTGGACTATGCCATTAGAGTGGCCGGAATATAA
- a CDS encoding endonuclease Q family protein codes for MPLEWPEYNISGYSADLHVHIGSSNGKAVKVTGSPSLTFKNIIKECQERKGVDIVGIVDCLAPPVLSEISELIQKEYILELPGGGLQWDGITIIPGCELEVAAGEGVAHCLCFFPDLDRIMSFASRIGKYIKNLNISTPRCHMPLADLVKATLDGGGIFVPAHVFTPFKSFYGSCTHSLKKILAKYFDEIYAVELGLSADADMADMIKELNTKAFLSNSDAHSLNKIGREFNVLKMNKPDFSELVMALQNRNGRCVLGNFGLNPKLGKYHRTYCMDCHSVVEGMPPKYQCDKCGSSHVVIGVFDRLMAIRDQDVVHPLSRPPYIYNVPLEFIPGIGKVTQEKLLRHFRSELYILYMATFEELKGVAGSKAAENIIKVRNGLSTVKAGGGGIYGHISV; via the coding sequence ATGCCATTAGAGTGGCCGGAATATAATATCAGCGGTTACTCTGCCGATCTCCATGTGCACATAGGGAGTAGCAACGGAAAGGCCGTAAAGGTAACCGGTTCTCCCAGTCTTACGTTTAAAAATATAATAAAAGAGTGTCAAGAGAGGAAAGGCGTAGATATAGTAGGCATAGTGGATTGCCTTGCGCCTCCGGTCTTGAGTGAAATAAGCGAGTTGATACAGAAAGAGTATATCCTTGAGCTTCCCGGCGGAGGCTTGCAGTGGGATGGCATAACGATAATTCCGGGATGTGAGTTAGAAGTGGCAGCAGGCGAGGGAGTGGCTCACTGCTTATGCTTTTTTCCCGATCTGGACCGTATAATGTCCTTTGCATCGCGTATAGGCAAGTATATCAAAAACTTGAACATAAGTACCCCCAGATGCCATATGCCTTTAGCAGATCTTGTAAAGGCGACCTTAGATGGGGGAGGCATTTTTGTCCCTGCCCATGTCTTTACGCCTTTTAAAAGCTTTTACGGCAGCTGTACCCATTCTTTAAAGAAGATATTAGCAAAGTACTTTGACGAGATTTACGCTGTGGAGCTGGGGCTAAGCGCGGATGCCGATATGGCCGATATGATAAAAGAGCTGAACACTAAGGCCTTTTTGAGCAATTCAGACGCCCATTCCTTGAACAAAATTGGCAGGGAGTTTAATGTGTTAAAAATGAATAAGCCGGATTTTAGCGAACTGGTCATGGCATTGCAAAACCGCAATGGAAGATGTGTATTAGGCAATTTTGGCCTTAATCCTAAATTAGGAAAATACCACAGGACTTATTGTATGGATTGCCATAGCGTTGTGGAGGGCATGCCGCCTAAATATCAGTGTGACAAGTGCGGCAGCAGCCACGTGGTGATAGGCGTTTTTGACCGATTGATGGCTATTAGGGATCAGGATGTAGTTCACCCGCTTTCTCGTCCTCCTTATATTTATAATGTTCCCTTAGAATTTATTCCCGGCATTGGCAAGGTAACGCAGGAAAAGTTGCTGAGGCATTTTCGCAGCGAATTGTATATTTTATACATGGCGACTTTTGAAGAGTTAAAGGGAGTCGCTGGGAGTAAAGCAGCAGAAAATATAATAAAGGTTAGAAACGGACTGTCAACTGTAAAAGCTGGGGGTGGAGGTATTTATGGTCATATAAGCGTATAA
- the spoIIM gene encoding stage II sporulation protein M — protein MPKKLGNEIRNSVRRHSVLYVICVICLAIGIATGSFSIKALDEGQKKDLIQYFNSFMQAFKAQNMDSHQILKISLQNNLIMSLVFWVSGATILGVPIIIILLLFKGFLIGYTVGFLIEGLYLKGIAISSVAVFPQNVFIVPGFIMLSVNGILFSSRIVKNKRAHFSRYREGFARYTITSMLIIGFIVIGSFVEAYLVPLLVKFAL, from the coding sequence TTGCCTAAAAAACTAGGGAACGAAATTAGAAACAGTGTGAGAAGGCATAGTGTTTTATATGTTATATGTGTAATTTGCTTGGCTATTGGCATTGCGACAGGCAGTTTTTCCATAAAAGCTCTGGATGAGGGCCAAAAGAAAGACCTGATCCAGTATTTCAATAGTTTTATGCAGGCTTTTAAAGCTCAAAACATGGACAGCCATCAGATATTGAAGATCTCTTTGCAAAATAACCTCATTATGTCTCTCGTATTCTGGGTATCAGGTGCGACGATATTAGGTGTTCCTATTATAATAATATTGCTTCTTTTTAAAGGTTTTTTAATAGGTTACACGGTGGGTTTTTTAATAGAGGGTTTGTATTTAAAAGGCATTGCCATTTCCAGCGTTGCTGTATTTCCACAGAACGTTTTTATCGTTCCCGGCTTTATCATGTTGAGCGTAAATGGAATTCTGTTTTCTTCTCGCATTGTAAAAAATAAAAGGGCGCATTTTAGCAGGTATAGAGAAGGTTTTGCTCGCTATACTATAACCTCTATGCTCATCATAGGGTTTATAGTTATAGGTTCTTTTGTAGAGGCTTATTTGGTTCCACTGCTCGTAAAGTTTGCTCTTTGA
- a CDS encoding D-alanyl-D-alanine carboxypeptidase family protein, whose protein sequence is MKFRKIVFTIALVGMLFFNLLQPAFAQQDVPDFKLTSKAAVLMDAASGKVLYEYNAHKRLPPASITKIMSMLLFMEAIDSGRIKVTDMVTASERASSMGGSQVYLAPGEEMSVDDLMKAIAIASGNDATVALAEYIAGTEEMFVKMMNKKAKELGLKDTHFVNSTGLPAKDHYTSAYDVAVISRELITKHPGVLKWTKIYLDTLRKGEFGLANTNKLVRFYRGADGIKTGSTNEAGFCLAATALRDGMRLISVVFGAPDSKRRFDEASRLLDYGFASYKSYQVAGKGQVIRRLKVEKGLASEIQAVASDDLSVLIRKGEDESIKKKIVLPQKVVAPVKKGQKLGEIIVYKSGVEVSRLPIIAGQSVKKAGVVDYYIRILNKWL, encoded by the coding sequence ATGAAGTTCAGGAAGATTGTATTCACAATTGCCCTTGTGGGAATGCTGTTTTTCAACCTTTTGCAACCTGCTTTTGCTCAACAAGACGTGCCTGACTTTAAGTTAACCTCTAAAGCCGCTGTTTTAATGGATGCAGCTAGCGGCAAGGTTCTGTACGAATACAACGCTCATAAGAGATTGCCTCCGGCCAGCATTACTAAGATAATGAGCATGTTGCTTTTCATGGAAGCGATTGATTCCGGTAGAATAAAGGTCACCGATATGGTGACTGCCAGCGAACGGGCCAGTAGCATGGGTGGATCTCAAGTTTACCTTGCCCCTGGTGAGGAGATGTCTGTAGACGACTTGATGAAGGCTATAGCTATAGCATCGGGCAATGATGCCACAGTGGCGTTGGCAGAGTACATCGCGGGTACCGAAGAGATGTTTGTAAAAATGATGAATAAAAAGGCAAAGGAGCTGGGGCTTAAGGATACCCATTTTGTAAACAGCACAGGGCTTCCGGCCAAAGATCATTATACGAGTGCGTACGATGTGGCTGTTATATCCAGAGAGCTGATTACAAAGCACCCTGGGGTTTTAAAGTGGACAAAGATATACTTGGATACTTTAAGAAAAGGTGAGTTTGGCCTTGCCAATACGAACAAACTGGTTCGGTTTTACAGGGGAGCTGATGGGATAAAAACGGGTTCTACCAACGAAGCGGGGTTTTGCCTAGCGGCTACTGCTTTGCGCGACGGGATGAGGTTGATATCCGTTGTATTTGGAGCCCCTGATTCCAAGCGGAGATTTGACGAGGCTTCAAGGTTGTTGGACTATGGATTCGCCAGCTATAAGTCTTATCAGGTAGCAGGTAAAGGACAGGTTATACGGCGGTTAAAGGTGGAAAAAGGGCTTGCCAGTGAAATCCAAGCGGTGGCGTCCGATGATTTGAGCGTACTTATCAGAAAAGGTGAAGATGAAAGCATAAAAAAGAAAATAGTGCTACCTCAAAAGGTTGTAGCGCCGGTAAAAAAAGGGCAGAAATTGGGTGAAATAATCGTGTACAAGAGCGGCGTGGAGGTTTCAAGATTGCCTATAATAGCCGGCCAATCAGTGAAGAAAGCGGGCGTTGTGGACTATTATATCCGCATACTAAATAAGTGGTTGTAA
- a CDS encoding STAS domain-containing protein, giving the protein MVLNFDERDNVLLVSLNGELDHHTSEVFKEKFDENVKGKKYNEVILDLKNLSFMDSSGIGALIGRYKLLKSQGVGLSVANLSPQVRKVFSISGLLKVIKDKGELK; this is encoded by the coding sequence ATGGTACTGAATTTTGATGAACGAGATAATGTGCTACTTGTGTCACTAAATGGCGAACTGGACCACCACACATCAGAGGTCTTCAAAGAGAAATTTGATGAAAATGTAAAAGGCAAAAAATATAATGAGGTGATATTGGATTTAAAAAATCTGAGCTTTATGGATAGCTCTGGGATCGGAGCTTTGATAGGAAGGTATAAATTGTTGAAGTCGCAGGGAGTGGGTTTGTCTGTAGCTAATCTAAGTCCGCAGGTGAGAAAGGTTTTTAGCATCTCTGGCCTTTTAAAAGTTATAAAAGACAAGGGGGAACTCAAATGA
- the spoIIAB gene encoding anti-sigma F factor, whose translation MSVKNEMKIEFMSKSQNEAFARIVIAAFVSQLDPTIEELADIKTAVSEAVTNSIIHGYEGKSGYIKMNARLLDDDTVEIEVIDEGKGIENVEEARKPLFTTKPELERSGMGFTIMETFMDSLDVYSELGKGTKVVMTKRIKRS comes from the coding sequence ATGAGCGTAAAAAACGAGATGAAGATAGAATTTATGAGCAAATCTCAAAATGAGGCTTTTGCTCGAATAGTTATTGCTGCGTTTGTGTCTCAGCTGGATCCTACTATTGAAGAACTTGCTGACATCAAAACAGCGGTTTCAGAAGCTGTTACTAATTCTATAATACACGGCTATGAGGGGAAGAGCGGTTATATTAAAATGAACGCGAGGCTGTTGGACGATGACACGGTAGAGATAGAGGTTATAGATGAGGGAAAGGGAATAGAAAACGTGGAAGAAGCGAGGAAGCCGCTTTTTACTACAAAGCCAGAACTGGAACGTTCGGGTATGGGATTTACCATTATGGAGACATTTATGGATAGCCTTGATGTGTATTCTGAGCTAGGCAAGGGGACCAAAGTGGTTATGACTAAGAGGATCAAGAGGAGTTGA